One Candidatus Devosia phytovorans genomic window carries:
- a CDS encoding N-formylglutamate amidohydrolase, protein MSYPARPVRDDLHLQVEEADLWSMHRAASPLIGTAIHNGHYVRADIKPLMALDESSRLREEDPFTEYTIRDVPNRIIFHRSRFEIDLNRARDGAVYLTPEQAWDLDVWARPPAEPQVNASLHIHDSYYSSLAHMLSEIEAEFGRFVLLDMHSYNHRRSGPHGEPTSPDDAPVINIGTSSMDRAHWAHVLDPFMESLRSFSFRGQTMDVRENVAFQGRGEQTRFVHENFPQSGCAIAVEFKKIFMDEWTGLPDREALEALRTMIRQSLPVLLTSLRTHA, encoded by the coding sequence ATGTCCTATCCAGCACGTCCCGTCAGGGATGACCTCCATCTGCAAGTCGAAGAAGCCGACCTCTGGTCGATGCATCGCGCAGCCTCGCCGCTGATCGGTACTGCCATCCACAATGGCCATTATGTTCGCGCAGACATCAAACCGTTGATGGCGCTGGATGAATCCAGCCGATTGCGCGAGGAAGATCCCTTTACCGAATATACGATCCGCGATGTCCCCAACCGGATCATCTTCCACCGCTCGCGTTTCGAGATCGATCTCAACCGGGCCAGGGACGGCGCCGTCTACCTCACTCCCGAGCAGGCCTGGGATCTCGACGTCTGGGCGCGGCCACCCGCCGAGCCACAGGTCAACGCCTCGTTGCACATCCACGACAGCTATTATTCTTCGCTGGCTCATATGCTTAGCGAGATCGAAGCCGAATTCGGCCGTTTCGTGCTGCTGGACATGCACAGCTATAACCACCGTCGCAGCGGCCCGCATGGCGAGCCGACCAGTCCAGACGACGCGCCTGTCATCAACATTGGTACGTCGTCCATGGACCGCGCCCATTGGGCCCATGTTCTCGATCCCTTCATGGAGAGCCTGCGCAGCTTCAGTTTTCGCGGGCAGACCATGGATGTGCGCGAGAACGTCGCTTTCCAGGGCAGGGGTGAGCAAACCCGCTTCGTGCATGAGAATTTTCCACAAAGCGGCTGCGCCATCGCTGTCGAGTTCAAGAAGATCTTCATGGACGAATGGACCGGACTGCCCGATCGTGAGGCGCTCGAAGCGCTGCGCACCATGATCCGCCAGTCGCTGCCGGTCCTGCTCACCAGCCTGCGGACCCATGCATGA
- a CDS encoding flavohemoglobin expression-modulating QEGLA motif protein, producing MTSSDQVLLKTIESALADGQPIRQDFGRNERLHIDRPMPFLVVHVGRAREPAARDIVTASSSYLLVSSLQRAKAIVGLVAESMVERFGAFIVLDIGELKRDRLASDADYLPPFEMTLSASSDAGAKAAAAAFSAATEKVHSKFRIPQLARPAIASDPAAKLARLLPKLPVLTLRFAPIYRVPESDNVYPRLHEQLVANLVDSGLQAIAAFTASTKSLAISSHRALGRRAFIDAVSRADKAIDDVAQSFDFLLAVTPINARAAWEEFSDTGFERTPQLLYRPLTMAVDQQKKRLFSVALDHFEDPVLTTLYREKQQELDLQLSLLAARETPRFVELGRALYGPVEPSLLKAAQAILDGTKSERGKGPRDDADVAFVQRRAQAMIEAYVGASPQFDATVEVRDDLPGGMMVSGGRLLIARSTVMAKARVEALLSHEVGVHLLTYFNGSAQGLRLFRSGLAGYEGVQEGLAVLAEYLVGGMTLGRLRLLAARVIGCAAMLDGASFPDCYKTIRAFGLPESSAFNLVLRVYRGGGLAKDAVYLRGLLEVLSHLRSGGSLDPFWMGKIAASHFSIIQELSTRGLLKAPQLVPAFLSHPQAGDRLKKAAAGMSPIDMIGN from the coding sequence ATGACCTCGTCCGATCAAGTCCTTCTCAAAACAATAGAATCCGCCCTCGCCGATGGCCAGCCGATCCGCCAGGACTTCGGCCGCAATGAACGCCTGCACATCGACCGCCCCATGCCATTTCTAGTGGTTCACGTCGGCCGCGCCCGCGAACCGGCGGCCCGTGATATCGTAACCGCCAGCTCGTCCTACCTGTTGGTTTCCAGCCTGCAGCGGGCCAAGGCCATCGTGGGTCTCGTTGCGGAATCGATGGTCGAACGCTTCGGCGCCTTCATCGTCCTTGATATCGGCGAGTTGAAGCGGGACCGGCTGGCCAGCGATGCCGACTATCTGCCTCCCTTTGAAATGACCCTGTCGGCATCGTCCGATGCCGGCGCCAAGGCTGCGGCCGCGGCTTTCAGTGCGGCCACGGAAAAGGTCCATTCCAAGTTCCGGATCCCGCAGTTGGCCCGCCCCGCCATCGCCAGCGATCCGGCCGCCAAACTGGCGCGGCTGCTGCCAAAATTGCCGGTTCTTACTCTGCGCTTCGCTCCCATTTATCGCGTGCCCGAGTCCGACAATGTCTACCCGCGGCTGCATGAACAGCTGGTCGCAAACCTGGTCGATTCCGGCCTGCAGGCGATCGCTGCCTTCACCGCAAGCACCAAGAGCCTCGCGATTTCGAGCCACCGCGCGCTGGGTCGGCGCGCTTTCATCGATGCAGTCAGCCGCGCCGACAAGGCGATTGACGATGTCGCCCAGTCCTTCGACTTCCTGCTGGCCGTCACGCCGATAAACGCCCGTGCCGCCTGGGAAGAATTTTCTGACACCGGTTTTGAACGAACCCCGCAGCTCCTCTATCGGCCGCTGACCATGGCAGTCGACCAGCAGAAGAAACGTCTGTTCTCTGTCGCGCTGGACCACTTCGAAGACCCGGTGCTGACAACGCTTTACCGCGAAAAGCAGCAGGAACTCGACCTCCAGCTGTCCTTGTTGGCAGCCAGGGAAACGCCGCGTTTCGTCGAGCTGGGCCGGGCGCTTTATGGGCCGGTCGAGCCGAGCCTCCTCAAGGCGGCGCAGGCGATTCTGGATGGCACGAAGTCGGAACGCGGCAAGGGGCCGCGTGATGATGCCGATGTTGCCTTTGTCCAACGCCGGGCGCAGGCAATGATCGAGGCCTATGTCGGCGCTTCGCCGCAGTTCGATGCCACGGTGGAGGTCCGCGACGATCTTCCGGGCGGGATGATGGTGTCGGGTGGGCGGCTTCTCATTGCCCGTAGCACCGTCATGGCCAAGGCTCGCGTCGAGGCGTTGCTGAGCCATGAGGTTGGCGTGCATCTGCTCACTTACTTCAACGGCTCGGCCCAGGGCCTGCGCCTCTTCCGGTCCGGTCTGGCCGGCTACGAAGGCGTACAGGAGGGGCTGGCAGTGCTGGCCGAATATCTCGTTGGTGGCATGACGCTGGGCCGGCTGCGGCTGCTCGCAGCCCGTGTCATTGGCTGCGCGGCCATGCTCGACGGCGCCAGTTTTCCTGACTGCTACAAGACGATCCGCGCCTTCGGCCTGCCTGAGAGTTCCGCGTTCAATCTCGTGCTGCGCGTCTACCGCGGGGGAGGTCTCGCCAAGGACGCCGTCTATCTGCGCGGGCTGCTTGAGGTATTGTCGCATCTTCGGTCGGGCGGATCGCTCGATCCGTTCTGGATGGGCAAGATCGCCGCCAGCCATTTCAGCATCATACAGGAGTTGAGTACGCGCGGCCTGCTCAAGGCCCCACAGCTTGTTCCTGCCTTCCTCTCCCATCCGCAAGCCGGTGATCGTCTGAAAAAAGCCGCCGCCGGCATGAGCCCGATCGACATGATCGGCAACTAG
- a CDS encoding glutathione synthetase — translation MRIAFFVNSIEGETASYSTTHLALAALNRGHDICYVTPGDFVLRQDDSLSVRALNLPGTKYKKAETLHKDLQGEDTKVEVLDVSEIDILLLRNDPSEDSADRPWAAQVGAIFGRLAAARGVTVLNDPDGLIRAQNKLYFQEFPISVRPDTLISKSIEEIRGFVESQPKGAILKPLQGSGGKNVFKIASPKDGNLNQIFEAVSGEGYLIAQGFMPEAADGDVRFFLMNGVPLQRDGKYAAFRRAPAKGEIRSNIHAGGSAETIDVSDTMLRIAETVRPKLIQDGMFLVGLDIVGDKLLEINVFTPGGLNNLSQMYDTDFTQSVIEALENKVAIKAANAGAISNRELATL, via the coding sequence ATGCGCATCGCATTCTTCGTCAATTCCATCGAGGGCGAAACGGCCAGCTATTCAACCACGCATCTGGCACTTGCAGCGCTCAATCGTGGCCATGATATCTGCTATGTCACCCCAGGCGATTTCGTGCTGCGCCAGGACGACAGTCTTTCAGTTCGCGCCCTGAACCTGCCAGGAACGAAATACAAGAAGGCCGAGACGCTGCATAAGGATTTGCAGGGCGAGGACACCAAGGTCGAAGTCCTGGATGTCAGCGAGATCGATATCCTGCTGCTGCGCAATGACCCCTCGGAAGACTCCGCCGACCGACCCTGGGCCGCGCAGGTCGGAGCAATCTTCGGGCGGCTGGCGGCAGCACGTGGCGTGACGGTTCTCAACGATCCTGACGGACTGATCCGGGCGCAGAACAAGCTCTATTTTCAGGAATTCCCGATCAGCGTCCGCCCCGACACACTGATTTCCAAAAGCATCGAGGAGATCCGCGGGTTTGTCGAAAGCCAGCCCAAGGGTGCGATCCTCAAGCCCTTGCAAGGCTCGGGCGGCAAGAATGTCTTCAAGATCGCCTCGCCCAAGGATGGCAATCTCAACCAGATTTTCGAAGCAGTGAGCGGCGAAGGCTACCTGATTGCTCAGGGCTTCATGCCAGAAGCTGCCGATGGCGATGTCCGCTTCTTCCTGATGAATGGTGTGCCACTGCAGCGCGACGGGAAATATGCCGCCTTCCGCCGTGCGCCGGCCAAGGGCGAAATCCGGTCCAATATCCATGCCGGCGGCAGCGCCGAGACGATCGACGTTTCGGATACCATGCTGCGGATTGCCGAGACGGTACGGCCCAAGCTCATCCAGGACGGCATGTTCCTTGTCGGTCTCGACATCGTTGGCGACAAGCTGCTCGAGATCAACGTCTTCACCCCCGGCGGGCTCAACAACCTGTCGCAGATGTACGACACCGACTTCACGCAGTCCGTGATCGAGGCCTTGGAAAACAAGGTGGCCATCAAGGCCGCCAATGCTGGCGCGATATCCAACCGGGAGTTGGCGACGCTCTAG
- the msrA gene encoding peptide-methionine (S)-S-oxide reductase MsrA gives MLILPALAFGLWSKPVQAQEEPVEIAPPSTQLAESGTSATAVFAGGCFWGVQGVFQHVKGVTQAVSGYSGGSAETATYDLTTRGDTGHAETVEVTYDPAVVSYGELLQIYFSVAHNPTQLNFQGPDHGTQYRSTIFPVDDEQAAYAKAYIDELTAAGRFDGPIVTTIEPFEAFYPAEQYHQDFLTLNPTWPYIVVNDLPKIEALKQLFPGEYRADPVLVGTL, from the coding sequence ATGCTGATCCTTCCTGCACTCGCTTTTGGCTTATGGAGCAAGCCCGTGCAGGCTCAGGAAGAGCCTGTCGAGATCGCGCCGCCTTCAACACAACTGGCTGAAAGCGGGACGAGCGCAACTGCTGTTTTTGCCGGCGGTTGCTTTTGGGGCGTGCAGGGCGTTTTCCAGCATGTGAAGGGTGTGACGCAGGCCGTGTCGGGCTATTCCGGTGGGTCGGCCGAGACGGCGACATACGATCTGACGACGCGTGGCGATACCGGTCACGCCGAGACGGTTGAGGTCACCTATGATCCCGCCGTGGTGAGCTACGGCGAACTGCTGCAGATCTATTTCTCTGTTGCGCACAATCCGACGCAGCTCAATTTCCAGGGTCCTGATCACGGCACGCAGTACCGTTCCACCATCTTCCCGGTGGATGACGAACAGGCTGCCTATGCCAAGGCCTATATCGACGAGCTGACCGCTGCGGGGCGGTTCGATGGTCCTATCGTTACGACGATCGAGCCTTTCGAAGCCTTCTATCCTGCCGAGCAGTATCACCAGGATTTCCTGACGCTGAACCCGACCTGGCCCTATATCGTGGTCAATGACCTGCCCAAGATCGAGGCGCTTAAGCAGCTGTTTCCCGGTGAATACCGGGCGGACCCGGTGCTGGTCGGCACGCTCTAG
- a CDS encoding outer membrane beta-barrel protein — protein sequence MQRSPPPLSPVPAFAADLITVPTSTPAELPIYEEPGFDWNGFYAGVYGVAQNGETTDTQYGLGVQAGYNAQFDFYLLGAEVAVHGVTDNDTATETSYGQLLGRAGLVVSDNVLVYAAGGYGIDLGPRDEEDALLGGGVELAVTDSISVEAQYLHGFSLTGDNDKDQFTLGANFHF from the coding sequence TTGCAGCGCTCGCCACCACCACTCTCACCGGTACCCGCCTTTGCGGCTGACCTCATCACTGTCCCCACCAGCACGCCTGCGGAACTGCCGATATACGAAGAGCCTGGCTTTGATTGGAATGGCTTTTATGCCGGTGTCTATGGGGTCGCCCAGAATGGCGAAACTACAGACACGCAATATGGCCTCGGCGTCCAGGCCGGCTACAATGCCCAGTTCGATTTCTATCTGCTTGGCGCAGAAGTTGCTGTGCACGGGGTGACGGACAACGATACCGCCACCGAAACCAGTTATGGTCAGCTGCTGGGGCGTGCCGGTCTGGTTGTGAGCGACAATGTGCTGGTCTATGCGGCCGGCGGTTATGGCATCGATCTTGGCCCGCGGGATGAGGAAGACGCTTTGCTGGGTGGTGGCGTTGAACTCGCGGTGACCGATTCCATCTCGGTTGAAGCGCAGTATTTGCATGGCTTCTCGCTCACCGGCGATAACGACAAGGATCAGTTCACGCTCGGGGCTAACTTCCACTTCTAG